A window of Pseudomonadota bacterium genomic DNA:
AACGTATCGAGCGCATAGCTCACTTCAGCGACGCGGCTGGATAATTGTGTTAATTCTTCCATTGTGACTCCTAATAGTGGGATTAAACGGCTGCGTCGCCGGTTTCACCCGTGCGAATACGGGCAACGTGAACAAGATCGCTGACGAAAATTTTGCCGTCCCCGATTTTTCCTGTGCGTGCGGCGTTGGTGATCGCCTCAAGCACCTGGTCGGTCAGCTCATCCGCTACTGCGATTTCAATTTTTGTTTTGGGTAGAAAGTCGACCACGTACTCAGCACCGCGATACATCTCGGTGTGGCCACGTTGACGACCAAAACCTTTGACTTCCGTCACGGTGATTCCTTGCACCCCCACCTCGCCAAGTGCTTCTCGCACATCGTCGAGCTTGAAGGGTTTGATGATGGCAGTAATCATTTTCATGCGTATTTCCCTCTCCTGTGCCGTTAGAAGCTGAACGATTTGCCCAGCGAGAAAACGATCGACTCATCGGCATCGCCAATCAGGTCATCGTTGGCGAAGATGATGGCGACGCCCAGGTCAAAGCCACTCACTTCGGTGCCGTAGCCAAGCTCGAGATACTCGCCATCGGCGTCCTGACTAAACGAACCGAGTGTGGCGTAAAAGTCGTTGTGCTCAGCGGTCAAAGAAAAGAACGTGTAGTCCTGTGTGGGTCCGTCAAAATTGTCGTACTCGCCAATAGCAACATCGAGTGTGACGGCGCCATAGCCTGCGCTGAGATTGATTTCTTGATAGGTGTCATCGAAATCGCCGGTGTAGTAGTAGCCCGTAAAACCGATGCCGTAACTGAACTCACCGTATTCGCCACCGAATCCGAAATAGAGATCGACTTCCGCACCGTCGTCCACATCGGCTGCCCAGGTCCCGACATACCAGCCCGCATTTTCATAGTCCACGCCTAAAGAGGCAGAGGAATCGGATTGGAAGATCCCGCGAAAGTGGTAGTCGGAAGCCCAGCCAACGTTGCCAGACCATTCGGCATGAGAAGGGACGCTGAACGCCAATATCAGCGCGACAAACAGT
This region includes:
- a CDS encoding P-II family nitrogen regulator, producing MKMITAIIKPFKLDDVREALGEVGVQGITVTEVKGFGRQRGHTEMYRGAEYVVDFLPKTKIEIAVADELTDQVLEAITNAARTGKIGDGKIFVSDLVHVARIRTGETGDAAV
- a CDS encoding TorF family putative porin, translated to MIRLQPKLFVALILAFSVPSHAEWSGNVGWASDYHFRGIFQSDSSASLGVDYENAGWYVGTWAADVDDGAEVDLYFGFGGEYGEFSYGIGFTGYYYTGDFDDTYQEINLSAGYGAVTLDVAIGEYDNFDGPTQDYTFFSLTAEHNDFYATLGSFSQDADGEYLELGYGTEVSGFDLGVAIIFANDDLIGDADESIVFSLGKSFSF